Part of the bacterium genome, CGGACCTCTTTCGATTTCTTGAAGTTACTACTCAATGGTAATTCGGATTTGGTCAGAATCCCCAGAGCGGTTGAGCCTGCGACTTTTGTGCCGAAAGAGAGTAGAGAGAAAGTCCGACAAAGTCTTGCAACCCCGGAATTGGCGCCTGTGTTAGTTTTTGTTGGTAGTTTGACTCCGGAAAAACGCGTGGACAGGTTGATTCGCTTGCTTCAACATGGAATTTCACAATTTCCTTTGCTGCAGTTGTGGATCCTTGGAGATGGCACTCTCAAACGGGAATTAGAAACGTATGCGGAAACACTCGGAGTCGCGGGCGCCGTTCGCTTCATAGGATTACAACAGGATGTCGCCTCGTATGTGAACGCTGCGGATTTATTCGTGCTGTCCAGCGAGACGGAAGGAATCCCCGGAGTCGTGCTTGAAGCCGGGCTGTTAGGGATTCCTTCGATAGCCTGCAACGTCGGAGGTGTTTCCGATTGCATTTTGGATGGAGAAACCGGAATTCTTGTCGATCCTTCCAATGAAACATCGATGATCGAGGCGGTCGTTGAACTACTTTCACATGAGGGTCAACGGATTGAAATGGGAAAGAAAGCCAGCGATTGGGTTATGAAAAACTTCATGATGGAAGTAATTGCCGAACAGTATTTGGAATTCTACAAACGACTTTGGAGAACAAAGTTCAAGGATGAGATGACGGACTAACCATGGATTTCCCCCTCCTTATGAAGGAGGGGATTGAGGGGAGGTTGGATGGTTAGAGAAATTCCCAACCCTCCCTCTATTCCCCCTTCATAAGGGAGGGAAGATCATGGCTGAACCGATTTCTTCGCTCCATCAAGAAATTATGAACAAGGTCTATCGCATTTTCCATTTGATCAAAAGTCTTGGGAGAGGAGGAGCCGAAGTACTTTTGGAAGAAGGGCTACGATTTGCAGATCGAGATCATTTCACCTATGGATATGGTTACTTCTTGCCGTGGAAGAATGCTGTCGTTTCGGGATTAGAACAACAGGGTGGCGAGGTTGTTTGTTTCAAGGCTAACCACGCTGCAAATATGATTCTTGCCATCCCGAGAGTTACGCGTTTTCTCAAGAAATGGAAAGCAGATCTGGTTCATTGTCATTTGCCAATGGCCGGTGTTGTTGGGCGAATAGCCGGGCAATTGACCGGCACTCCCGTGATTTACACGGAACACAACGTAATGGAACGGTACCATTCCTGGACTCGTCGCGCGAATGTTTTTAGCTGGAAATGGCAGGACTGGGTCGTGGCTGTGTCTCATGAAGTCTCCGAATCGATCAAATCACGCGCAGGAAACTCTATACCGGTTACCGTAGTGCAAAATGGGGTTGCTGTTCATTCTTATGTTGCCTCTCCCGAGCAACGAAAAAG contains:
- a CDS encoding glycosyltransferase family 4 protein, which produces MKILQIVQKPQLRGAEMFAYQLSERFLREGHQVREVYLYSATDAATLSLRSSDVLIGEDQNHFTERVPGWNPKILKRIRSLLREFKPEVVQVNAARTVKYGALVSMLEQNTRCVFVYRNIGDPRTWVRGLLRKWFYRNFAINQMDGIVAVSRTSFDFLKLLLNGNSDLVRIPRAVEPATFVPKESREKVRQSLATPELAPVLVFVGSLTPEKRVDRLIRLLQHGISQFPLLQLWILGDGTLKRELETYAETLGVAGAVRFIGLQQDVASYVNAADLFVLSSETEGIPGVVLEAGLLGIPSIACNVGGVSDCILDGETGILVDPSNETSMIEAVVELLSHEGQRIEMGKKASDWVMKNFMMEVIAEQYLEFYKRLWRTKFKDEMTD
- a CDS encoding glycosyltransferase, with the protein product MAEPISSLHQEIMNKVYRIFHLIKSLGRGGAEVLLEEGLRFADRDHFTYGYGYFLPWKNAVVSGLEQQGGEVVCFKANHAANMILAIPRVTRFLKKWKADLVHCHLPMAGVVGRIAGQLTGTPVIYTEHNVMERYHSWTRRANVFSWKWQDWVVAVSHEVSESIKSRAGNSIPVTVVQNGVAVHSYVASPEQRKRMRVQLGIEQDAPVIGTVAVFRIQKDLLNWLKTAEIIRRRNSNVRFLLVGDGLLFNEVKAEAVRLGLKEVVHFTGLQEDVVPYLSAMDIYLNSSIFEGLPISLLEAMSMKLPVVATCVGGVPEVVVDGKTGFLVPPRDPETLAEKVSFLLSNDQLRHQFGLAGRALVEEHFSMQRMTQQLEELYLRVLEKRSLVH